The following DNA comes from uncultured Acidilobus sp. JCHS.
GGGGGCCAGGGTAAAGGAAGGCGAGGCCTAGGCCCAACCAGCCATCACCAGCAGCGACGTGACCTCAGAGGCCTCTATTGAGAAGCCCAACACGTCACCGTTCACGAAGCCCAGCCTCCTATTTGCGTCATGGGCTATCACGAACGCTGCGGCCAGGCCCACGAGCCCGAGCAACGAGACCACGTTCAGCAGGGCCAGGGGGGCCAGGCAGAGGGCTGTGATAGTCAAGTTCAGCAGCAGTTTCCTGGGCCTCTTGGCCTCAGCAGTTATCAGCCTCGCCATGCCGTCGTAGGGCTCCTCGTAACCTATGGAGGACGTAATGTACGCTGACTCCAGGCCTGTGACATATGAGGCCACCACGAGGACTGGGTGACCAGCGAGGTAGTAGAAGGCCGAGAACCTGGCGACTATTAGCACCGCGGCCGTCACAACGCCAAAGGCCCCCCTCCTCGGGTCCTTCAATACCCTTAGCGCCTCCTCGCCCCTAGCCCTTGAGCCTAGTACATCACCGTAGTCCGAGGACCCGTCGAGGTGCATGGCGCCCGTTAACAGGACGTGCGCTATCAACATGACGGCCGCCGCCAGGAGGGGCCTCTGCCTGAGCGGGAAGCCTACGGCTGCGACTATGGCGCCTTCGAGGAGCCCCACTGCCGGGACGGCGTAAAATGACAGGGCCGCTCCAGGTTTAGAGCCCCTGCTAGGGATGGTGGTCAGTAAGGATATGAGGTCACCTAGGCCCGTAGGCCAACACCTCGCTTACAGCCCTCACGAGCCTGTCGTTCTCAGGCGGCGTCCTCACCGAGACCCTTGAGAACAAGGGGCCGAGGCCGTAGAACGAGGAGCAGTCCCTAACGTAAATTCCCCTCTTAACGAGCTCCTGCTGGAAGAGGGGGTTCTGAACAGCGTCATGTCTTATCATCACGAACGGTGCCTCGCCCTCGTATGCCTCTGCCCCGGCTTTCCTCAGCCCCCTAGAGAGCCTTGGCCTCTCCGACTGGACCAGCCTGGCCCCCTCCTCAACGTGCCTCCTGGCCCTCTCATCCCTCAGGAACCTGGAGAAGGCGCAGGCCGTGATCGAGTCAACGGGCCAGGCCTGAAGGGCGCTGACGAACTTCTCGAGCAGCCTCAGGTTGGCGGTGGCCAGGACGCCTAGCCTGAGCCCTGGCGTCGAGAAGGCCTTCGTGAGCGACCTCAGTATAACTAGGTCCTCCCTTGGCCTCAGCGCAGGGCCCGGCGAGAGGTCAATAAAGGCCTCGTCAACTATTAATATGGAGTCCCGAGGTAGCCTTGAGGAGAGGTCATCTATTACGCTGATCGGGGCTAGATAGCCTGTTGGGTTGTTAGGCCTTGATATTACGACAACGAGGGGCTTTAGGGCCTGAGAGGCCTCCTTAATAACATCATCGACGTCGAGCGTGAACGAGCTCCCCTCGCGCGTGAGCAGCGCCCTCCTGAGGTCAATTCCAAGTACCCTCGCCATGGCCTCATGGTCGCCAAAGTTGGGCTCAACTACGACAAGGGACCTGGCCTGGAGGACGAGGGGCGCTAGGCTCAGCGCCTCAGCGGCCCCGTTAAGGGGCACCAGCTGCTCCTGATCGAAGCCGAGGAATGACGAGAGTGACTCGTAGAGGTCCCTGTAAAGCCACGTGGGGTACGAGGAGTAGACGCCCTCAGCTGCACAGCCCAACACATAACTTATGAGGTCGGCTGGCGGGCCCAACGGGTTAGAGGGCGAGCTGAAGTCAAGGAGGCCAGTAGGGGCGCCTCCGTGAGTCCTACTAAGCAGGCCTACACCTGGCAAGCGCCTCACCGTAGTCCTCAGGCGTGTTAACGTTCACCAGATCCCACTCAACGTTAACGTCTACCCATGGTCCAGGCCGGCTGTCCTTGAAGACCGAGATGCCGACGTACCTCCCCCTGTCAATAACGGACACTACTGGTTCCTCGAGCTCCATGGACCTCTCGGCTAGCCATAGCAGCATGTCTGACGTGAGGCCCACGAGGTCTCCGGGCAACGTTATTAATGGTCTGACCCTTATAGTCTCCAGCATCAGGCCTATATCGGCCTCGTAGCCTGCCCCGTTGGTCACTACTAGCGAGGCGTTAGGGGGCAGGCCGAGCGAGCGGGCCCAGGTTAGTCCTTCTTGACTTAAAGTTATGAGGACCCTCCTTGAGACCTTGGAGGCTGGCCTAGCGACGTGTTCAAGGAGAGGAAGGCCGCAGACCTCTACGAAGGGCTTTGAGGGCCCCCAGAGCCTCGTCCCCTTGCCTCCAGCCATGACCAGCGCCACCTCAAAGCGGGGGCCGCTCACGGAGTCCTCCCTCTCAGCAACACGTCATAGACCCTGGAGAGGGCTGACGAGACGAGGGAGGCGGCCACGTCGTCCTCGAACATGGGCAGATTCGCAAGCGATAGGTCGAGCTTCTCCTTCATGGAGTCAGCCCAGTAAGTGGCTGTCAGGGCCTTGAAGCCGTTTATGTAGAGGCTTAGCGCTGTCGCCAGGAGCTCGTCGGCTATGACCTTCTTAGTATCCTGCTCGAACTCCTCCGCGCTGAGGCCAGGGATGAGGCCCGCTGACCCAACTATATCAAGTTCCCTCGCCGCAACGAGGAAGGCCCAGACGTTGGGATCGGACAGGAGGTCCCTCAGCGTGGCCATCACGAGCCTCCCGACCTCCTCGTCTGGCACTCCAGGTACAGGGGCTCTCTTGTAGAGGACCATAGCGTCAGAGGTCAGCTCATCAAGCGTGAGCCCGAGGACCGAGCGTAAGACGTCCTCGGGCCTCCTCTGGGTGCTTGTAACGACCCTGTAGACAAGTGACGCCGCCTTCCCGCCAACGCTGGTGGAGGGGCCCGCCCACATGTAGCCCTTTGCGTCATAGAAGGCGGCCACGGCCACCGCGTCGCTCACGGTGCCTGTGGCCCTTCCGTTGCACCTGAGCAGGAGGTCAGCGGCTGCCGCAGCCTTAGCCTCCGAGACTGTCCTGAATAGGTCAAGGAGGCCCTGCACGGTCAGCGCGTCCGGGACCCAGGCCACGACGTTAATTGTTGAAGCTCTGAGAGGCTGGTAGCGGGCGCCCATTTTGGGACAGGCCGGGTTGGTGAGCCCCACGGTAGCAACAGCTCCGTACTCCCCATCTTGGGCGAGGCGGTACTCCCTCACGTTGGCGGCCGTCAACATGACGGGGTCCTCGGGGTCGAGGCCTAGCTCGGCTCTGACGGAGTCCTTTAGCTCCTCGGGCTTCGAGAGGTCAACGCCTTCGTCAACTTGGTAGACGGCAACCCTTGAGGAGACCACGAGCCCCTTTAGGTGGGCGGTTGTGGCTATGTGCCTTGGCGTCTCGAACTCTACGACCAGCGCTCTGTCAGAGAGGCTTAGCTCCACCAAGGCTCAGCAGCCTCCCGTACTCCTCATAGATTGCCCTCTTCATGACGTCGTAGCCGACCCCCATCATGTTCGCTAGAACCGCGGTTCCGCCGGCGCCAACCCCCTCCTTGACGAAGTCCTCCTCATACATGGCCAGCCCCCTGTATGGCGAGTCGGAGAAGTCAAGGTCAGCCACGAGGAGCCGGACGCCCAGACCTACATCTTTAGCTATGGCCCTTATGTCAGCCGATCTGTCCTCAGCTATCCACCTGGTCGTGGCCACGGCGACTCTGCTGGGGTCAAGCCTGCCAAGGGACCTCATTATTGACAGGACGGCCCCCATCTGGGTGCCGCCTGCCAACATTACCTGGGCGCCCCTGCTGAGAGCCCCTGAGGCTATGCCTGCCATGGCCACATGGACAGGGTCTCCTACTATGTCGACGAGCCTGAGGGGGTCACTGACGCCCTTGGCTCTCGAGAGGGCCCTGAGGACTATCTGCCTCTTGATGACCTTCGGGTTATCTGGGGAGGCGCTGCTGACAAGCCTAACGCCCTCAAAGCCTAACGCCGTCATGACGGCTGCCGCCACAGTGGTGCCGCCAGGTATACTCTCGCCTATCAGGATCAGGTCATGTCCTCGGGCCACCATAGCCCCCAGGGACTCCCCCTCGGAGAAGAGGGCGGCTGCGGTGCCTGGGGGCAGGGCGTCCTGCTCAGCGATATCGTTGCCAGGCCTCGCTGAGGGAAGCTTCACGTGAGGGGCCTTAATTCCGTAGTAGGTGCCTGCGTCAACTATGAGGTAAGGGACGTCAACTAGTTGAAGTACGGCCCTCGTGAGTACAGCGGGGGTCGGGAGGCCCTCTGGGCTCACCGGTACGATGTTAAGAGTCCTGGGCATGCCAAGGGCCAGGTACTCCAGGTCGAGCGTGGGCGTGTAGAGTGTGCCCTCAGGCGAGGGCCCTGCGATGCTGACGCCAGGCCTCAGGGACGTTAAGGTCGAGCCGCCGACGTAAACAGCTATGGGCCTCAACCGCACCATCTGGATACGGTAGCCAGAACTAAAAATTTAAGGCTAAGTGGCGAGATCGGGCCTATAAAAAGGTCATTCTATGATCATTATGTTCTCCTCAGGGAAGCCCATCTTAACGAGGAGCTTCTTGACCTTCTTCCTGTGGTCACCCTGTATCTCTATTCTGCCATCCTTATAGGTGCCGCCGGCCGCCAGCTCACTCTTGAGCTTAGAGGCTATCTCCTTTAGGTTAAACTGCTTGGCGTCAATGCCCTCTATGACGGTCACCTGCTTGCTGAACTTCCTCACCTCAAGCCTTATCTTTATGACCTGTTGCTCGGCGTTGAGCTGTTCACAGATCTCAGGAGGAAGGCCTCCACACTCAAGCTCCTTAGACATGTGCTTTCTCTGCCACCCCACCCGTACGGGGTCTACGACTGCTTCTAAGGATATAAACGTTTGCTGCAGGGCTAAGCGGGGCTCACGATGTCAGAGGAGGAGAGGCCTCAGGAGGAGATGTCTGAGGAGCAGCAGGAGGGGGTCGCGGTAGCCTATGAGGAAACGACGCCTTATGGTATCAAGCCGAGGGAGGTCTACTACATGTGTTTGAACTGCGGCTACAAGATAAGCAAGAGCGAGCTTGAGCAGTACCACACGATGATGTG
Coding sequences within:
- a CDS encoding Cobalamin-5-phosphate synthase, which gives rise to MGLLEGAIVAAVGFPLRQRPLLAAAVMLIAHVLLTGAMHLDGSSDYGDVLGSRARGEEALRVLKDPRRGAFGVVTAAVLIVARFSAFYYLAGHPVLVVASYVTGLESAYITSSIGYEEPYDGMARLITAEAKRPRKLLLNLTITALCLAPLALLNVVSLLGLVGLAAAFVIAHDANRRLGFVNGDVLGFSIEASEVTSLLVMAGWA
- a CDS encoding Histidinol-phosphate/aromatic aminotransferase and cobyric acid decarboxylase yields the protein MPGVGLLSRTHGGAPTGLLDFSSPSNPLGPPADLISYVLGCAAEGVYSSYPTWLYRDLYESLSSFLGFDQEQLVPLNGAAEALSLAPLVLQARSLVVVEPNFGDHEAMARVLGIDLRRALLTREGSSFTLDVDDVIKEASQALKPLVVVISRPNNPTGYLAPISVIDDLSSRLPRDSILIVDEAFIDLSPGPALRPREDLVILRSLTKAFSTPGLRLGVLATANLRLLEKFVSALQAWPVDSITACAFSRFLRDERARRHVEEGARLVQSERPRLSRGLRKAGAEAYEGEAPFVMIRHDAVQNPLFQQELVKRGIYVRDCSSFYGLGPLFSRVSVRTPPENDRLVRAVSEVLAYGPR
- a CDS encoding GTP:adenosylcobinamide-phosphate guanylyltransferase, which encodes MSGPRFEVALVMAGGKGTRLWGPSKPFVEVCGLPLLEHVARPASKVSRRVLITLSQEGLTWARSLGLPPNASLVVTNGAGYEADIGLMLETIRVRPLITLPGDLVGLTSDMLLWLAERSMELEEPVVSVIDRGRYVGISVFKDSRPGPWVDVNVEWDLVNVNTPEDYGEALARCRPA
- a CDS encoding translation initiation factor SUI1, putative, prokaryotic; this encodes MSKELECGGLPPEICEQLNAEQQVIKIRLEVRKFSKQVTVIEGIDAKQFNLKEIASKLKSELAAGGTYKDGRIEIQGDHRKKVKKLLVKMGFPEENIMIIE